The Lysobacter capsici genome has a segment encoding these proteins:
- the murC gene encoding UDP-N-acetylmuramate--L-alanine ligase translates to MSTALRRRLQHTGDLAKAFPRVHFVGIGGTGMSGIAEVMCTLGYQVSGSDTADNAVTRRLTAMGANVHRGHAAANVLGADCVVVSSAIKRDNPELMEARAQRIPVVPRAEMLAELMRFRRGIAVAGTHGKTTTTSLAASVLAEGGIDPTFVIGGKLLAAGANAGLGGGQWLVAEADESDGSFLRLNPQIAIVTNIDADHLENYGGDFAKVQAAFEEFLHRLPFYGLAVLCIDDPNVAKLAAETPRHVMTYGFDETADVRAEDVSQAGGAMHFTLCLPDATRTAVTLALPGRHNVQNALAACAVAWQLGVQPDAIARALEKFEGIGRRFNLLAQLHTDKGATVQLVDDYGHHPKELEAVFAAARGGWPDKRLVVAFQPHRYSRTRDLFDDFAAVLSSVDALVLTEVYPAGEAPIAGADAKSLARAIRARGRIDPVVVGGAGDLAGVLPDVLNDGDLLLLMGAGDIGAAAQQLASQGFQGESK, encoded by the coding sequence ATGAGCACCGCACTCCGCCGCCGCCTGCAGCACACCGGCGACCTGGCCAAGGCGTTTCCGCGCGTGCATTTCGTCGGCATCGGCGGCACCGGCATGAGCGGCATCGCCGAAGTGATGTGCACGCTCGGCTATCAGGTGTCGGGCTCGGATACCGCCGACAACGCGGTCACCCGTCGCCTGACCGCGATGGGCGCCAACGTGCATCGCGGCCACGCCGCGGCCAACGTGCTCGGCGCCGACTGCGTGGTGGTGTCCAGCGCGATCAAGCGCGACAACCCCGAATTGATGGAAGCGCGCGCGCAGCGCATTCCGGTGGTGCCGCGAGCGGAGATGCTGGCCGAACTGATGCGCTTCCGCCGCGGCATTGCGGTGGCCGGCACCCATGGCAAGACCACGACGACCTCGCTGGCCGCGAGCGTGCTGGCCGAAGGCGGCATCGATCCGACCTTCGTGATCGGCGGCAAGCTGCTCGCGGCCGGCGCGAACGCGGGCCTGGGCGGCGGCCAGTGGCTGGTGGCCGAGGCCGACGAAAGCGACGGCAGCTTCCTGCGCCTGAATCCGCAGATCGCCATCGTCACCAATATCGACGCCGATCACCTGGAAAACTACGGCGGCGATTTCGCCAAGGTCCAGGCCGCGTTCGAGGAATTCCTGCACCGGCTGCCGTTCTACGGGCTGGCGGTGCTGTGCATCGACGACCCGAACGTCGCCAAGCTCGCCGCGGAAACCCCGCGCCATGTGATGACCTACGGCTTCGACGAAACCGCCGATGTGCGCGCCGAAGACGTCAGCCAAGCCGGCGGCGCGATGCATTTCACCCTGTGCCTGCCCGATGCGACTCGCACCGCGGTGACCCTGGCGCTGCCGGGCCGGCACAACGTGCAGAACGCGTTGGCGGCGTGCGCGGTCGCCTGGCAACTAGGCGTGCAGCCCGATGCGATCGCGCGCGCGCTGGAAAAATTCGAAGGCATCGGCCGCCGCTTCAATCTGCTGGCGCAGCTGCACACCGACAAGGGCGCGACCGTGCAACTGGTCGACGACTACGGCCATCACCCGAAGGAACTCGAGGCCGTGTTCGCCGCCGCGCGTGGCGGCTGGCCGGACAAGCGTCTGGTGGTCGCGTTCCAGCCGCATCGCTACAGCCGCACCCGCGATCTGTTCGACGATTTCGCCGCGGTGCTGTCGTCGGTGGATGCGCTGGTGCTGACCGAGGTGTACCCGGCCGGCGAAGCGCCGATCGCCGGCGCCGACGCCAAGTCGCTGGCGCGCGCGATCCGCGCGCGCGGCCGCATCGACCCGGTGGTGGTCGGCGGCGCGGGCGATCTGGCCGGCGTGTTGCCGGATGTATTGAACGACGGCGATCTGCTGTTGCTGATGGGCGCCGGCGATATCGGCGCGGCGGCGCAGCAGTTGGCCAGCCAGGGTTTCCAGGGAGAATCGAAGTGA
- the ftsW gene encoding putative lipid II flippase FtsW has translation MENSARQATRLDAIHGRYDPWLLFVSIALACTGVVMVGSASLGVAATHEVDAFYFLTRHLIFLGVGLGMAFWLMRTELKTIEQHNQWLLLVCIVLLLLVFVPVIGKQVNGAKRWINFGPVGFQAVEAVKLLYIVWLASYLKRFSEDISATWGAMLKPIGVAIVLVGLLLMQPDFGSSSLLLAITAGMLVLGGVNMPRMFGPVLIGLPILAVIAIAEPYRVIRLTSFMNPWSDPFGTGYQLTNALMAVGRGEWTGVGLGASVQKLSYLPEAHTDFIMAVIAEEFGFAGVCAVVGMYALLTGRALWIGLKCVEMRRHFSGYVAFGIALWMGLQSFVSIGVNLGLLPTKGLTLPMISSGGSSVLMSCAALAVLLRVSYELDRAQRQVARLRGEAAQTAAPAASGAPSTATATATPAAVGATRSSDAARGTSRLRERVEPSFGRPA, from the coding sequence ATGGAAAACTCCGCGCGCCAGGCAACCCGACTCGACGCCATCCACGGTCGCTACGACCCGTGGCTGTTGTTCGTGTCCATCGCCTTGGCCTGCACCGGCGTGGTCATGGTCGGCTCGGCCTCGCTCGGCGTCGCCGCGACCCACGAGGTCGACGCGTTCTACTTCCTGACCCGCCACCTGATCTTCCTCGGCGTCGGCCTGGGCATGGCGTTCTGGCTGATGCGCACCGAGCTCAAGACCATCGAACAGCACAACCAGTGGCTGCTGCTGGTGTGCATCGTGCTGCTGTTGCTGGTGTTCGTGCCGGTGATCGGCAAGCAGGTCAACGGCGCCAAGCGCTGGATCAACTTCGGCCCGGTCGGTTTCCAGGCGGTCGAGGCGGTCAAGCTGCTCTACATCGTCTGGCTGGCGAGCTACCTCAAGCGTTTCAGCGAAGACATCTCGGCGACCTGGGGCGCGATGCTCAAGCCGATCGGCGTGGCGATCGTGCTGGTCGGCCTGTTGCTGATGCAGCCCGACTTCGGTTCGTCCTCGCTGCTGCTGGCGATCACCGCCGGCATGCTGGTGCTCGGCGGCGTCAACATGCCGCGCATGTTCGGTCCGGTGCTGATCGGTCTGCCGATCCTGGCGGTGATCGCCATCGCCGAGCCGTACCGGGTGATCCGCCTGACCTCGTTCATGAATCCGTGGAGCGATCCATTCGGCACCGGGTACCAGCTGACCAATGCCTTGATGGCGGTCGGTCGCGGCGAATGGACCGGGGTCGGCCTGGGCGCGTCGGTGCAGAAGCTGTCGTACCTGCCCGAGGCGCATACCGACTTCATCATGGCGGTGATCGCCGAGGAATTCGGTTTCGCCGGCGTGTGCGCGGTGGTCGGCATGTACGCGCTGCTGACCGGGCGCGCACTGTGGATCGGGCTGAAGTGCGTGGAGATGCGCCGCCACTTCTCCGGCTATGTCGCGTTCGGCATCGCCTTGTGGATGGGGCTGCAGAGTTTCGTTTCGATCGGGGTCAACCTGGGTCTGTTGCCGACCAAGGGTCTGACCCTGCCGATGATTTCCTCCGGCGGCTCCAGCGTGCTGATGAGCTGCGCGGCGCTGGCGGTGTTGTTGCGCGTGTCCTACGAACTCGACCGCGCCCAGCGCCAGGTCGCGCGTTTGCGCGGCGAAGCGGCGCAGACGGCCGCGCCGGCCGCGAGTGGCGCGCCTTCGACCGCGACCGCGACTGCGACGCCCGCGGCCGTCGGCGCCACCCGCAGCAGCGACGCCGCGCGCGGCACCAGCCGGCTGCGCGAACGCGTCGAGCCCTCGTTCGGGAGGCCCGCATGA